The following nucleotide sequence is from Salvia splendens isolate huo1 chromosome 2, SspV2, whole genome shotgun sequence.
AATTTCTGCTCGTTTTTGGTACTTGCAGTGAGTACTCTATGCAACTGAATGCTTCTCGGCTCAAGGTTCTTCAGGCTCAGGATGATCTAGTCAATTCCATGAAGGAGTCTGCGTCGAAGGAGCTTTTGAACATTGGTGTTGACCAGCAAAACTACGAGCTACTCCTCAAGGATCTCGTTGTTCAGGTTGGGCGAGCTTATTCCTTATTATATTGCAGATTGTTGCAAAGTCCTGTTACATATATCTTGTTTATACGAGCTATAAATGTGAATTTGTGTGGAAGCAAAATGCAATATTCAATTTAGTAATCTACTTCATGATTGTTAGCCATTCTTTGGTAGGTTGTGCATAATCCTGAAGTTTTACAAAACTATTCTAGTAGCAGGTGCTGCAACTATTTAATCCTGTTACGCAGCAGATCATGTTTATGAGTAATGAATGTGAATGTTTGAAAGCCAAAACGCAACATTCATATTTTTGTAATCTGCTTTTTGAATAATTGGATAGCCATTCTTTTCCTATATAGTCTTGAATTTCCACATCCTgtttctatccgacaaaactccAACTATGGAATCAAGTTTCAATTAGGTGCACATTGCATCCGACATTAAGATATTAGTTTATATCTGAACCCTGAATTATTTACCTGATTCTTGAACAAATTTTCAACACTCTTGCATCTGCCATTGCTCTAACGTGTATTGTTGCATTGCAGGGTTTGCTGAGGCTGAAAGAGCCATCTGTGTTATTGCGCTGTCGTAAAGATGACTTACAGTATGTGGTGTCCATCCTTGACACAGCTAAGGAGGAGTATGCCAATAAGGCAAACGTTCATTCTCCTGACATTGTTGTTGACCAAGTCCACCTTCCACCTGCTCCTTCTCATCAAAATGCACATGATCGTTTCTGGTAAATCTAAGAATTATCAAACTACTACGTACTGTTGTAACAATAACATGTGAAGAATTTATGCTGATGCTGCAGCTAAGCAAACTTCAGGCTGCAATGGCTTAGTCATGTTTCTTTCCTGCTTGTTCTTAAGCGTGTAGTATATGAGCTGTTCACGTAATTGACATTTTTTCTGAAAATAGTAGCAACCTCAAATGTAATTCTGTTTTCTATGTTCTGTTTTAGTTCCGGAGGCGTAGTTTTGGCTTCTAGAGATGGGAAAATTGTGTTTGAGAACTCTCTTGATGCTAGACTAGAGGTTGTGTTCCGGAAAAAGCTACCAGAGGTACTCTATATTCATTTTCTATGAGATAACCTTATTTCTCTTTCTATCTGTTGTAGTAATCTATATACTCAGGATTGTAAATTGTAAATTAGAGATCATATTTACTTTCAGGAAATCTATTTCTTGATTGCCAGAACGCACAAAATACCTATTAAAATTCTATACAGTAACTTGCTCACTTTCAGTTGTAAAGATTTGTTTTACTAAAAAATGTATTTCAACTTGATATTTATTAGAGACCTACCAAATGTACATGAATTTTTGTTGCTGAATTCAGATATGTGCTAGTAATGCAGTAGGAATTGAGGGCATGTACAGGTCTATAAACGTTGTTCTCTACTGACGTCCAACTTTAACTTGGGGGTTCTTGTTccatggagtagtatttattaggAATATGATTTAACCATTTTCAGTTCTCTCACATAACCTTGTAGTATTTGTTTGCAGATACGCAAGAGCCTATTTGGTCAGGCCCCGCTGCATCTGCATGACGGTTGAAATCTTAATCTAATTTCCATCTGGCGTTGGTTTTCAGTCATTACAAGCTTAATTTGGATGTTCTTGATTCTGAGTCTATTGAGAGCCTGCTTACCTTTCCGGCTTCCCCCTTTCTCCCCTAAAATATACTATTTGAAAGCATTGAAATTTTAAGCTGTATTTATATTCCATCATCAACAAGGAGACCAACGATTTGTtgtatacataaaataaacaatattgGGAGACGATTCTTTCAATTAATTGAGTATGATTATTTATGCGATATGACTTCTCTGAGTGAGCTTTTGTGTTTCAGTTTACAGTAGGCTTTAGTGAGAAATTAAAGATGGGAACTTGAATGCCTCTTTTAATAGAAAAAAACACTAGAATGTTTCGTACCGTCGACAagcactacaaaaaaaatattgtttacCGAGCACCAACAGCGAGCACACTTAACGTTGCTCGGAAAATAGCGAGCACCTTAAACAGTGCTCGGTAACATACCGAGCACAGTTGAAGGTGCTCGGCAATATCATAAACCGGTGTGTTAACTTGTGAGCAATACCGAGCATGGTCAACGTGCTCAGCTTGGCAATTTAGTCAGGGACCTATAAGGCACTGAAAATTGCTCGGTTAAATCTTTTTCAAAAAAGCGAGCACAATATATGTACTCGAGATATTCCGACCACCACAAATGTGCTCGGAAATGAAAAAAGACTTGTTTAATTACTCATGCGAATTGTTGATAATTTTTTCCGAAAAGGCTAGCGCTATATATGTGCTCGGGATATCTGACCACCACAAATGTGCtcggaaataaaaaaaagacttGTGTAATTATTCAAATTATGCAATGTGAATTGTTGatactttttttccttctcttttactttaataTTTATGGGTCCCACTATctactacacaatttcaacttcttcttcttctcttaatttaccaattatgcGTTAAAATTCGTGCTCATACCAAATGGCCTATTTTTATAGAATGGAGGAGgaatattttttgaaaagtCGAGCACCATATATGTGTTAGGGATATTCCGACCACCACAAATGTGCTCGGGAAATAAAAAAGACTTGTTTAATTACTCAaagtatgaaataaaaaaagactTAGTTTAATTGTTCATTGTTCAAAGTATGCCATGTAAATTGGTGATAAATACATTTATTCGAAAAGGCGAGCACTGTAATGTGCTCGCCATATAAAAAAGACTGgtgaaaaaatatacttagtGAAATTATTCAACAATAATAATGTCTAAGCCCTTTTTCTTGAGATtggtatttatattttttacgaATATGAATACGAATACGAACAACAATAATAAAGTGATAGTCATAAGTATCTTAATGCATAGATACTTCATGGCAGAGTTTAGTCATTGCAAGAGAATCTGATATAGCTTAAGAGCTATAGATGTGTAGAGAAAGTCTGTCTTTTACAAGTCCTACTTATAGTTTGTTGTCATAGGCGGTAAATCCACCATGACCATCGCTGGCTTCTTTGTCATAGGTGTGATTACGTGGTTGCCCCCTCGTGCTGGAATGCATGCATTTTCCAGCTGTGCTTTTCATGGTGGTTGGGCCTGGCTCGTGATAGCTGATGCCGGATTTTTCTGGCTGGCATTACGGGACTTTGAATCCATACGGATTGAGATGCATAGCAAGGTTTTGCTGGCTTGGATTCTAGGTCTTGACCCAAGCTTGGTGCTTTTCTATTCTAATTCATTAACTTTTAGCATTTCAATTCAATTCACTGTAAaacaatttaattcaattaatataatgccatttcacttttgtttactttattgatttaattaatattattttttataattcatcaaataaatatacagaaaaatagtagtaatattttttgaaaCCGGAATTCCGAGCATCTAGGT
It contains:
- the LOC121760646 gene encoding V-type proton ATPase subunit E-like isoform X1, whose amino-acid sequence is MNDADVSKQIQQMVCFIRQEAEEKANEISVSAEEEFNIEKLLLVEAEKKKIRQEYERKDKQVQVRKKIEYSMQLNASRLKVLQAQDDLVNSMKESASKELLNIGVDQQNYELLLKDLVVQGLLRLKEPSVLLRCRKDDLQYVVSILDTAKEEYANKANVHSPDIVVDQVHLPPAPSHQNAHDRFCSGGVVLASRDGKIVFENSLDARLEVVFRKKLPEYLFADTQEPIWSGPAASA
- the LOC121760646 gene encoding V-type proton ATPase subunit E-like isoform X2; protein product: MNDADVSKQIQQMVCFIRQEAEEKANEISVSAEEEFNIEKLLLVEAEKKKIRQEYERKDKQVQVRKKIEYSMQLNASRLKVLQAQDDLVNSMKESASKELLNIGVDQQNYELLLKDLVVQGLLRLKEPSVLLRCRKDDLQYVVSILDTAKEEYANKANVHSPDIVVDQVHLPPAPSHQNAHDRFCSGGVVLASRDGKIVFENSLDARLEVVFRKKLPEIRKSLFGQAPLHLHDG